One Brevibacterium spongiae DNA segment encodes these proteins:
- a CDS encoding glutamine amidotransferase-related protein — protein MSPGPGTSGRTADFGLCAEVIEHSLIPVLGVCLGHR, from the coding sequence ATCTCGCCGGGGCCAGGAACATCAGGGAGAACGGCCGACTTCGGCCTCTGCGCCGAGGTTATCGAACACTCGTTGATTCCCGTACTAGGCGTGTGCCTCGGGCATCGATGA
- the istA gene encoding IS21 family transposase, with amino-acid sequence MSRVEQFENIRRDHRDHEMSIRQLAQKYKVHRRTVRQALADAVPPRRKTPERVAPVLGEHVATVRAWLVADKEVPRKQRHTARRVWQRLVEEEGVEVAESSVRTLVAKLRRDIFDQSLEVKVPQTHAPAAEAEVDFGEFYALIGGVWLKLWMFILRLSHSGKAVHIAYANQAQESFLDGHVKAFDRLGGVPTGMIRYDNLTPAVVRVLLGREREENPRFVALRSHYGFDSFFCQPGIKGAHEKGGVEGEVGRFRRRHLVPVPEFASLAELNAFMVAADAGDDDRKITGRVETVGAAAARELPGLRGLPDEVFDAAQTLSCRVDARARVCVRQSYYSVPARLAGRRLQVRLGATTVTVIAESGVVAVHTRSLHKYTEDLVLDHYLEVLIRKPGAFAGATALAAARKSGMFTNAHQRFWDAARGQLGDTAGTRALIGVLLLHRSLPNGDIVTALTTATGLGCFDADVVAVEARRAGQAMTAPPAVVVPAHVGPVGERPVPGLGAYDELVSVVGA; translated from the coding sequence ATGTCGAGAGTGGAGCAATTCGAGAATATCCGACGAGACCACAGAGACCATGAGATGTCGATTCGACAGTTAGCCCAAAAGTACAAGGTCCACCGCAGGACGGTACGTCAGGCGTTGGCGGATGCGGTACCACCGCGGCGGAAGACTCCGGAGAGGGTAGCACCAGTCCTCGGTGAGCACGTTGCCACCGTCCGGGCTTGGTTAGTTGCTGACAAAGAGGTCCCTCGGAAGCAGCGTCATACCGCCCGGCGGGTCTGGCAGCGCCTCGTCGAGGAGGAAGGAGTCGAGGTTGCGGAGTCGAGTGTGCGAACCCTGGTCGCGAAGCTGCGCCGGGACATTTTCGATCAGTCGTTGGAGGTCAAGGTTCCTCAAACCCATGCCCCGGCGGCTGAAGCCGAGGTCGACTTCGGGGAGTTCTACGCCCTCATCGGTGGGGTGTGGTTGAAGCTGTGGATGTTCATTCTGCGCCTATCGCATTCGGGTAAAGCCGTGCACATTGCTTACGCCAACCAGGCTCAGGAGTCGTTTCTCGACGGTCATGTGAAGGCCTTCGACCGGCTCGGTGGAGTCCCGACGGGCATGATCCGGTATGACAACCTGACTCCGGCGGTGGTGCGGGTGCTGCTGGGTCGGGAACGGGAGGAGAATCCCCGGTTTGTCGCCCTGAGGTCGCATTACGGGTTCGATAGCTTCTTCTGCCAGCCCGGGATCAAGGGTGCTCATGAGAAGGGTGGCGTCGAGGGGGAGGTCGGTCGGTTCCGGCGCCGTCATCTGGTGCCGGTGCCCGAGTTCGCCTCCTTAGCCGAGCTCAACGCTTTCATGGTCGCTGCCGATGCTGGTGATGACGACCGAAAGATCACCGGCCGGGTCGAGACGGTCGGGGCCGCGGCGGCCCGGGAGCTGCCTGGCCTGCGGGGTTTGCCCGATGAGGTCTTCGATGCCGCGCAGACCCTGTCGTGTCGGGTCGATGCGAGAGCCAGAGTGTGCGTACGTCAGTCCTATTACTCGGTGCCGGCCCGGTTGGCTGGCAGACGCCTCCAGGTGCGTTTGGGGGCCACGACGGTGACCGTGATCGCTGAGTCGGGGGTGGTCGCTGTCCATACCCGGTCGCTGCATAAGTACACCGAAGATTTGGTCCTCGATCACTACCTGGAAGTCCTCATACGCAAGCCCGGAGCATTCGCCGGGGCCACCGCGCTGGCGGCTGCCCGGAAGTCCGGGATGTTCACGAACGCTCATCAACGGTTCTGGGATGCTGCGCGTGGGCAACTCGGCGACACGGCCGGGACCCGGGCGCTCATCGGTGTGCTGCTACTGCACCGCAGCCTGCCCAACGGTGACATTGTCACCGCATTGACAACCGCGACCGGGTTGGGATGCTTCGATGCTGATGTGGTCGCGGTCGAGGCCCGCCGGGCCGGTCAGGCGATGACTGCGCCACCGGCGGTGGTCGTCCCGGCCCACGTCGGACCAGTCGGGGAGAGGCCGGTGCCGGGCCTGGGCGCCTATGACGAACTGGTCTCGGTGGTGGGAGCATGA
- a CDS encoding ATP-binding protein produces the protein MTAIDTETKRKLREMGATPLLEALESQDEDLTMGMSFDERLQLIVDEAHSRFNHAKVEGLIRRAGLRYPAADLRQLSRVDERGLDQNVIAQLGTCGFIDRGQNVVFQGFTGSGKSYLGCALAKRACQHRIRAHYIRMPDLEEAWALAKDKPLGTTKLLKKYAAFTVLVIDEWLLDPPDEAMRSMLLELLERRYDTASTVFCTQYAKKDWHQRLGSGVHADAIMDRIVHNTIWVETGSHNMREHAALNS, from the coding sequence GTGACGGCGATCGATACAGAAACCAAGCGCAAGCTGCGCGAGATGGGTGCGACACCTTTGCTGGAGGCACTCGAGTCCCAGGACGAGGACCTGACTATGGGAATGAGCTTCGATGAACGCCTGCAGTTGATCGTCGACGAAGCCCACTCGAGGTTCAACCATGCCAAAGTTGAAGGACTCATCCGCCGGGCCGGACTACGATACCCGGCAGCGGACCTGCGGCAACTGTCCCGCGTCGATGAGAGAGGACTGGATCAGAACGTGATCGCGCAGCTAGGAACCTGCGGCTTCATCGACCGCGGCCAGAACGTCGTGTTCCAAGGATTCACCGGTTCGGGAAAGTCCTATCTGGGATGTGCTCTAGCAAAACGAGCCTGTCAGCACCGGATCCGAGCTCACTACATTCGCATGCCTGATCTGGAAGAGGCCTGGGCACTAGCAAAGGACAAACCGCTGGGCACGACGAAGTTATTGAAGAAATACGCCGCGTTCACCGTCCTCGTCATCGACGAATGGTTACTCGATCCTCCCGATGAGGCTATGCGCAGTATGCTGCTGGAACTGCTCGAGCGCCGCTACGACACGGCATCGACGGTGTTCTGTACCCAGTATGCGAAGAAGGACTGGCATCAACGACTAGGGTCTGGAGTCCACGCGGATGCGATCATGGACCGAATCGTGCACAACACGATCTGGGTCGAGACTGGCAGTCATAACATGCGTGAACATGCTGCTCTGAATTCGTGA
- the istA gene encoding IS21 family transposase, producing the protein MVRKIRAKLVLQLRAEGLSGRAIASSQAMSRKSVTQVLDAANAAGLSWDDVKDCPDGEVYSLLFPGRGDHHSVFAQPDWERIHKEMARVGVTLKLLHGEYVDACAAAGDAAMSYDRFCRTYQRHVLVTGAASRVGHKAAQTIEVDWSGPTMRLYPSGASQPVTVYLFVACLPFSRYAFVYPSLDMSQDSWLRAHVAMFTAFDGSTPRIVPDNLKTGVIAHPRDGEVVLNDAYREMAAHYSAAVLPGRIRAPKDKASVENTVGHVATWVIAGLRDRRFASLPELASAIEERVAAYNAEPFQKRPGSRLSVFTTDEQPLLRRLPQVAYEISRWVYGRRVARNGHVSWARNYYSVPFAHIGAKVDLRITDRSLEVYSGHERITTHLLLPVTAANEYRTNEADLPVGEKYQLWDKPRARRWAERIGPSALVVIDRIFESVPIDEQGLNPALAVLRLARRYSAERVEAACRIALAGPVRSPRYAHVNPILVTGQDHTRADEAQPVEHGGYVRGASYYAGGRQ; encoded by the coding sequence ATGGTACGCAAGATCAGAGCGAAGCTGGTTCTACAGCTTCGGGCCGAGGGGCTCTCGGGAAGAGCTATTGCATCGTCTCAGGCGATGTCCCGTAAGTCTGTCACCCAAGTCCTCGATGCCGCGAATGCTGCCGGCCTGAGTTGGGATGATGTCAAAGACTGCCCCGATGGTGAGGTGTACAGTCTGTTGTTCCCGGGCCGCGGCGACCATCACAGTGTGTTCGCCCAACCCGACTGGGAACGAATCCATAAGGAGATGGCTCGGGTCGGGGTGACGCTGAAGCTCCTCCATGGCGAGTATGTCGATGCATGCGCTGCTGCTGGTGATGCGGCGATGAGCTACGACCGGTTCTGCCGCACCTATCAACGTCATGTGCTGGTCACTGGCGCCGCTTCCCGAGTCGGTCACAAGGCCGCGCAGACGATCGAAGTCGATTGGTCGGGGCCGACGATGCGACTGTATCCGTCGGGGGCGAGTCAGCCTGTGACCGTGTATCTGTTCGTCGCGTGTCTGCCATTCAGCCGGTACGCGTTCGTGTATCCGAGTCTGGATATGAGCCAGGATTCCTGGTTGCGGGCGCATGTGGCAATGTTCACCGCTTTCGACGGATCGACGCCGAGGATCGTGCCGGACAACCTCAAAACCGGAGTGATCGCTCATCCCCGCGATGGTGAGGTCGTGCTCAACGATGCTTATCGGGAAATGGCTGCCCACTATTCGGCGGCAGTGCTTCCGGGCCGGATCAGAGCACCGAAAGACAAGGCGAGTGTGGAGAACACTGTCGGGCATGTGGCCACGTGGGTGATCGCGGGACTTCGGGACCGACGGTTTGCTTCGCTGCCGGAACTGGCATCGGCGATCGAGGAGCGAGTCGCAGCCTATAACGCCGAGCCCTTCCAGAAGCGGCCAGGTTCCAGACTCAGCGTCTTCACCACCGATGAGCAGCCACTGCTGAGGCGATTGCCGCAGGTTGCCTACGAGATCAGCCGGTGGGTCTACGGGCGCCGGGTGGCCAGGAATGGGCATGTCAGTTGGGCGCGGAACTATTATTCAGTGCCGTTTGCCCATATCGGCGCCAAGGTTGATCTGCGAATCACCGATCGCAGTCTTGAGGTCTATTCCGGCCATGAGAGGATCACGACGCACCTGCTGCTACCGGTAACGGCAGCGAATGAGTATCGGACGAATGAGGCCGACCTGCCGGTCGGCGAGAAGTACCAGCTGTGGGACAAACCGCGAGCCCGCCGGTGGGCCGAGCGGATCGGTCCATCGGCACTGGTTGTCATCGATCGCATTTTCGAGTCTGTTCCCATCGACGAGCAAGGACTCAACCCGGCCCTGGCGGTGTTGAGGCTGGCCCGCCGTTACTCTGCTGAAAGGGTCGAGGCGGCCTGCCGGATCGCTTTGGCCGGTCCGGTGAGGTCCCCACGCTATGCGCATGTGAACCCGATCCTGGTCACAGGGCAAGACCACACCAGAGCCGACGAGGCTCAGCCTGTCGAGCACGGCGGTTACGTTCGTGGAGCCTCCTACTATGCAGGAGGCCGACAGTGA
- a CDS encoding aminotransferase class IV has translation MSVYLWDPRDCRLEETAADISAWLLKAADSWFVEDGCVRAFDRHRERFGDAVSQLGVAEMVSDDFWAAVISLIPETGEWFPRVDVLEPSARAEPVLAFRLRPAPERTRELQVQVPSHPDPRITPGRKGPDIALLSQLLARAKADFDCSEVLLLSDDGFVIEGATTSLLWWEGQTLCAPTLELGALSGVTSAVVLDVARSRSIPVEFRRALPEELFGHEVWLVNALHGIRRVREFVDARSGNRNVSPLGEESERFVQWRMWLKSARRPLCSRKTTATLSEPETERDRRDSGLTKP, from the coding sequence ATGAGCGTGTATTTGTGGGATCCGAGGGACTGCCGTTTAGAGGAGACGGCTGCGGACATCAGTGCGTGGTTGCTTAAGGCAGCGGACTCGTGGTTCGTAGAGGACGGGTGCGTGCGAGCGTTTGATCGCCATCGGGAACGGTTCGGGGATGCGGTTTCTCAGCTTGGTGTGGCCGAAATGGTCAGTGATGATTTTTGGGCTGCAGTCATCAGTCTGATCCCAGAGACAGGGGAGTGGTTCCCGCGAGTGGACGTACTTGAACCATCTGCTAGGGCCGAGCCTGTGCTGGCCTTCCGGCTGAGACCAGCCCCTGAAAGAACTCGTGAGTTACAGGTTCAAGTCCCGTCACATCCCGATCCACGCATCACCCCCGGTCGAAAGGGCCCAGACATTGCTCTGCTCAGCCAGCTGTTGGCACGAGCGAAGGCCGACTTTGATTGTTCTGAGGTGCTGTTGCTCAGCGATGATGGCTTCGTCATCGAAGGTGCAACAACGAGCCTGCTGTGGTGGGAGGGACAGACTCTCTGCGCTCCAACTCTTGAGCTGGGGGCATTGTCTGGCGTGACCTCGGCGGTAGTGCTGGACGTGGCTCGTTCGCGGTCGATTCCTGTTGAATTTCGTCGCGCACTGCCCGAGGAACTGTTCGGTCACGAGGTGTGGTTGGTCAATGCGCTGCATGGGATTCGACGAGTGCGCGAGTTTGTCGACGCACGTAGTGGAAACCGGAATGTCTCACCGCTTGGCGAAGAATCAGAGCGATTCGTTCAATGGCGTATGTGGTTGAAATCAGCACGTCGGCCGCTGTGCAGTAGAAAGACGACGGCGACTCTGAGCGAGCCTGAGACGGAGCGAGACAGACGTGACTCAGGTCTTACGAAGCCTTAG
- a CDS encoding 3-hydroxyacyl-CoA dehydrogenase, whose translation MSHVGIFGAGSIGTAFALLFADAGFAVRIFDPDPSALERSRHVIDQRITELQRFTLLASNPSEVRELIEIVSSARTAASGAIFVQEAGPEDVQTKQRIFEDLTAVTSDETILASASSAIPSSRFVDVHSAFRSLIGHPGNPPYLLRVVELVGNPSTEEQTVLRAGQLYEQAGLSAVRVNREVDGFVFNRIQGAVLREAYALVEAEIIDPMDLDTLVQDGLGLRWSVAGPFATVDLNVRGGITAHAERMGSAYHRMAGALDTSKEWTDKLVAKVNCSRRKAVPIEQWDQAVADRDTQLMKQLNARTSNGGTTRD comes from the coding sequence GTGAGCCACGTAGGGATTTTCGGCGCTGGCTCTATAGGTACAGCCTTTGCGCTACTGTTCGCTGATGCTGGCTTCGCTGTTCGGATCTTTGATCCTGATCCATCAGCTCTGGAACGATCAAGACATGTCATCGATCAGCGAATCACGGAACTTCAACGATTCACCTTATTGGCATCGAATCCAAGTGAAGTTCGTGAGCTCATTGAAATCGTTTCATCTGCTCGAACTGCGGCATCTGGAGCAATTTTTGTCCAGGAAGCAGGACCTGAAGATGTCCAGACTAAGCAACGTATATTTGAAGATCTAACCGCGGTCACTAGCGACGAAACGATTTTGGCGAGTGCGTCCTCAGCAATTCCTTCGAGCAGATTCGTTGACGTTCATTCAGCGTTTCGATCGTTGATTGGCCATCCGGGTAATCCACCTTACTTGCTTCGCGTGGTTGAACTAGTGGGTAATCCGTCGACTGAGGAGCAGACCGTATTAAGGGCTGGACAGCTATATGAGCAAGCGGGTCTGTCCGCTGTACGTGTGAATCGAGAGGTTGACGGGTTCGTCTTCAATCGGATCCAGGGCGCTGTACTTCGTGAAGCGTATGCGCTCGTCGAAGCTGAGATTATAGATCCTATGGACCTAGACACACTTGTTCAAGATGGTTTAGGTCTTCGCTGGTCCGTCGCCGGCCCGTTTGCGACAGTTGATTTGAACGTACGTGGTGGGATCACAGCTCATGCCGAACGAATGGGATCTGCCTATCACCGGATGGCCGGCGCCTTGGACACTTCCAAAGAATGGACCGACAAGCTAGTTGCCAAGGTGAACTGCTCTAGACGCAAAGCCGTGCCCATCGAGCAGTGGGACCAAGCTGTAGCCGACCGAGATACGCAACTAATGAAGCAATTGAACGCACGAACTTCTAACGGAGGTACTACCCGTGACTGA
- a CDS encoding SDR family NAD(P)-dependent oxidoreductase → MTDSLGGDVFLVTGGAGGIGRATTTALAERGGRVVLTDVDEDAGSQVADEVRRNTNGEIRFEPLDVTNPAAVTECAQKLDDEGWPVYGLMANAGIAPSSAAVDYSDELWLRTVDINLNGVFWCCREFGKRMIARGRGSVVTTSSIAGFRTVSPERHAAYGATKAAVAHLVGLLGVEWAKTGVRVNAVAPGYTRTPILEALKAECDSLKWPHLEQK, encoded by the coding sequence GTGACTGACTCATTGGGTGGAGACGTCTTTCTCGTTACTGGCGGTGCTGGCGGTATCGGAAGAGCCACGACGACGGCGCTTGCAGAACGTGGCGGTCGGGTGGTCTTGACCGATGTTGATGAAGACGCTGGCTCTCAAGTCGCCGACGAAGTGCGGCGCAACACTAACGGTGAGATTCGCTTTGAACCGTTGGATGTAACAAACCCCGCAGCGGTTACTGAGTGCGCGCAAAAGCTCGATGATGAAGGTTGGCCCGTGTACGGCCTCATGGCCAATGCGGGTATCGCCCCAAGTTCAGCGGCGGTCGACTACTCCGATGAACTGTGGCTTCGGACCGTGGACATCAACCTCAATGGAGTGTTCTGGTGCTGCCGCGAATTCGGAAAGCGAATGATTGCTCGAGGTCGCGGGTCGGTAGTCACTACTTCATCTATTGCAGGTTTCCGGACTGTGTCGCCCGAGCGCCACGCAGCGTATGGAGCCACTAAGGCCGCGGTCGCCCATCTTGTCGGGCTACTCGGCGTCGAGTGGGCAAAAACCGGTGTGCGGGTCAACGCGGTCGCACCGGGCTATACGCGAACACCGATCCTCGAAGCTTTGAAAGCTGAGTGTGACAGTCTGAAATGGCCCCACTTGGAGCAAAAATGA
- a CDS encoding SDR family NAD(P)-dependent oxidoreductase has product MNRLGGKVAVITGGAAGMGRIQSELYASEGAQVAVVDVNEQEGRATADAIRASGGVANYWKLDVSDESEVETVVSDIAKRFGAINVLVNNAGVTGADKPTHEIDERDLDLVLSVDVKGVFFMTKHCIPYLKHAGGGAIVNFASIYGLVGSQELTPYHAAKGAVVALTKQDAVTYGPSNIRVNAVAPGTILTPLVKELGSRGPDGLDGYTKLMGAKHPLGRVGTPEEVAAATLFLASEEASFITGAVLPVDGGYTAQ; this is encoded by the coding sequence ATGAATCGACTCGGCGGAAAAGTAGCAGTCATTACTGGGGGCGCCGCAGGCATGGGGCGCATACAGTCTGAACTGTATGCGAGTGAGGGTGCACAAGTAGCGGTAGTAGATGTCAATGAACAAGAAGGCCGTGCCACTGCCGATGCGATAAGGGCCAGCGGCGGGGTTGCAAACTATTGGAAATTGGACGTTTCTGACGAGTCTGAAGTTGAAACAGTCGTCTCCGACATTGCCAAGAGATTCGGTGCGATTAACGTACTAGTGAACAACGCAGGCGTCACCGGTGCTGATAAACCAACTCACGAGATCGACGAACGGGACCTGGACCTCGTACTGAGCGTCGATGTGAAAGGAGTATTCTTCATGACAAAACACTGCATCCCCTACCTTAAACATGCTGGCGGCGGAGCCATCGTCAACTTCGCGTCTATCTATGGTCTGGTGGGGTCGCAGGAGCTTACCCCGTACCACGCAGCCAAAGGTGCGGTCGTTGCCCTTACCAAACAGGACGCGGTGACTTACGGACCGTCAAATATCCGAGTGAATGCGGTAGCACCCGGAACCATTTTGACTCCACTAGTCAAGGAGCTCGGTTCAAGGGGCCCCGATGGCTTAGATGGATATACTAAACTTATGGGTGCCAAGCATCCGCTTGGTCGGGTAGGAACCCCCGAAGAAGTCGCGGCAGCAACATTGTTTCTGGCATCCGAAGAAGCTTCGTTCATTACTGGCGCCGTCCTTCCCGTTGACGGTGGATATACTGCGCAGTGA
- the istB gene encoding IS21-like element helper ATPase IstB, translated as MNAKTIPASTPAVTALGDQAAEAAIATACRTLFMPTIRDQASPMAEAAARERLSHKAYLAEVLAAECDDRDARRRIRRIKEAKFPRTKHLSDFDTAAIEDLPPARLATLATGAWIDAGEPLVLLGDSGTGKTHLLIGLGTAAAEQGRRVRYVTTAALVNELTEAADAKQLSRVVGRYARLDLLCLDELGYVSLDSRGAELLFQIITEREERASIATASNASFSEWGQTFTDPRLAAAVVDRLTFNAHIINTGTSSYRLRTTRARSEEATLQEGDQP; from the coding sequence ATGAACGCGAAAACCATCCCGGCATCGACGCCGGCAGTGACTGCTCTGGGTGATCAGGCGGCTGAGGCCGCGATCGCCACGGCTTGTCGGACCCTGTTCATGCCCACGATCCGTGACCAGGCCTCACCGATGGCCGAGGCAGCAGCCCGAGAACGGCTCTCGCACAAGGCCTACCTGGCTGAGGTGTTGGCCGCGGAGTGTGATGATCGTGATGCCCGCCGTCGGATCCGGCGGATCAAGGAAGCGAAGTTTCCTCGCACCAAGCACCTGTCCGACTTCGATACCGCCGCCATCGAGGATTTGCCGCCGGCCCGGTTGGCGACTCTGGCCACCGGAGCGTGGATCGATGCCGGTGAGCCGTTGGTGCTACTCGGTGATTCCGGGACAGGGAAGACGCATCTGCTGATCGGTCTGGGGACCGCCGCGGCCGAGCAGGGCCGCAGAGTCCGCTACGTCACGACGGCGGCCCTGGTCAACGAGCTCACCGAGGCCGCCGATGCCAAGCAGCTCTCCCGGGTAGTGGGCCGCTATGCTCGCCTGGACCTGCTGTGCCTGGATGAGTTGGGGTATGTCAGCCTCGATTCTCGTGGAGCTGAGTTACTCTTCCAGATCATCACCGAACGTGAGGAACGAGCCTCGATTGCGACAGCCTCGAACGCCTCGTTCAGCGAGTGGGGGCAGACATTCACCGACCCGCGGCTGGCCGCGGCCGTTGTCGATCGGTTGACGTTTAACGCCCACATCATCAACACCGGCACCAGCTCTTACCGGCTGCGCACCACCCGGGCCAGGAGCGAAGAGGCCACTTTGCAGGAAGGAGATCAACCATGA
- a CDS encoding IS3 family transposase (programmed frameshift) — protein sequence MPAPSKYPAEVRDRAVRMVNEKLTNDPALAVSTACRLVGEQIGINKNTLRNWVKQNHVDSGKTPGMTTDDKHRITELEKEIRELRRANEILRKASAYFCPGGARPPLTNIDDFIDDNRDEFGVEPICRVLSGTGVQIAASSYYARKSRPVSERERSDAVWDERIQKVHSDNRGLFGARKIWVMLRRLYPDEPIARCTVERRMRALGLAGVSNARATTTTWQSKTASYPSDLVQRDFTADAPDTRWVADITYVPTWSGFVYVAFVMDLFSRMIVGWRVDTTLRTDLALDALEHALWERKRKTRNTGQLIHHSDKGSQYVSIAYTERLREAGIEASVGSTGDSYDNAAAEALNKLFKKEVVWREGPWTGRDAVEFATLEWVHWYNNTRPHSYCKDLAPAQLDEHYYTEASRSEVAGVPL from the exons ATGCCCGCACCGAGTAAGTACCCTGCAGAAGTCCGTGACCGTGCCGTACGCATGGTCAACGAGAAGCTGACCAACGATCCGGCCCTGGCCGTGAGCACCGCGTGCCGACTGGTCGGTGAACAGATCGGAATCAACAAAAACACCCTCCGCAATTGGGTGAAGCAAAACCATGTGGATTCTGGCAAAACGCCAGGAATGACAACCGATGACAAGCACCGCATCACGGAGTTGGAAAAGGAGATCCGAGAACTGCGGCGGGCAAATGAGATTTTGCGGAAAGCGAGTGCGTATT TTTGCCCAGGCGGAGCTCGACCGCCGCTGACGAATATCGATGATTTCATCGATGACAATCGTGACGAATTCGGAGTCGAGCCGATCTGTCGTGTCCTTTCCGGTACCGGGGTGCAGATCGCTGCGAGTTCATATTATGCCAGGAAGTCCCGCCCGGTCTCGGAGCGGGAACGCTCTGATGCCGTGTGGGATGAACGGATTCAGAAAGTTCATTCCGATAATCGCGGATTGTTTGGAGCACGGAAAATCTGGGTCATGCTCCGCCGGCTCTATCCCGACGAGCCGATCGCCAGGTGCACCGTCGAACGACGCATGCGCGCTCTGGGGCTGGCAGGGGTGAGCAACGCCCGGGCGACGACTACGACATGGCAGTCCAAGACCGCCTCGTACCCGAGTGACCTCGTCCAGCGGGATTTCACCGCCGATGCTCCTGACACTCGCTGGGTCGCCGATATCACCTATGTGCCGACGTGGAGTGGTTTCGTCTATGTCGCTTTCGTGATGGATTTGTTTTCCCGCATGATTGTTGGGTGGCGAGTCGATACGACTTTGCGGACCGATTTGGCGCTGGATGCTCTCGAGCACGCGTTATGGGAAAGGAAACGAAAAACCAGGAATACCGGCCAATTAATTCACCATTCAGACAAGGGAAGCCAATATGTTTCCATTGCTTACACAGAGCGACTACGCGAAGCAGGAATAGAAGCCTCGGTCGGCTCGACGGGTGATTCTTATGATAATGCCGCAGCCGAAGCGTTAAACAAACTATTTAAGAAAGAGGTGGTGTGGCGCGAAGGTCCGTGGACTGGTCGTGATGCTGTGGAATTCGCGACTTTGGAGTGGGTGCATTGGTATAACAACACCCGCCCACATTCGTACTGCAAGGACCTCGCTCCAGCGCAGCTCGACGAACACTACTACACTGAAGCCAGCCGGTCAGAGGTGGCTGGCGTACCGTTATGA
- a CDS encoding MFS transporter produces the protein MSQLKNPAPADHEHHVQVRRAAIASTIGTTIEWYDYFLYGTASALVFPHLFFPDVSPYIGTLAAFATYFVGFLARPVGAAIFGHWGDRIGRKVMLIVTLLMMGISTALIGVLPGSATWGDAAPIILILLRVIQGIAVGGEWSGSVLLSMEWGDQKRRGLMGSWPQLGVAIGLILSTGLMSLFNGIFGKDAFLSWGFRVPFLLSLVLVAIGLYIRLKIMETPQFSKVVSEQTTTTAPLLQVIRRFPKEIILSALLRMSEQMPFYVVTAFVLSYMTSGSNGHDYTYNFVLIGTLIAAAVEFVLVPLFGLYSDTIGRKKIYAWGAAIMGVWGFIYFALLDSGVTWLAFVALCLGLVPHAMQYGPQASIIAESFPTNLRYTGAGLGYQLSSIIAGGPAALIATWLIHQFGTGYAVSGSPRVQWRAHNGTPATSDRLASV, from the coding sequence ATGTCCCAACTGAAGAATCCTGCACCTGCTGATCACGAACATCACGTCCAGGTCAGACGCGCAGCCATCGCAAGTACCATCGGCACCACGATCGAATGGTATGACTATTTTCTCTACGGAACCGCCTCGGCGTTGGTGTTTCCGCACTTGTTCTTCCCCGACGTTTCTCCTTATATCGGTACCCTGGCGGCATTCGCCACCTACTTCGTCGGATTCCTCGCCCGCCCCGTCGGTGCAGCGATCTTCGGCCATTGGGGTGATCGAATCGGCAGGAAGGTCATGCTCATCGTCACCCTGCTGATGATGGGGATCTCGACCGCCCTCATTGGCGTTCTGCCGGGATCGGCCACCTGGGGTGACGCTGCGCCAATAATCCTCATCCTCCTGCGCGTGATTCAAGGAATCGCCGTCGGCGGCGAGTGGAGCGGTTCGGTGCTGCTGTCCATGGAATGGGGCGACCAGAAGCGTCGTGGCCTCATGGGCAGTTGGCCGCAGCTCGGCGTGGCGATCGGTCTGATCCTCTCGACCGGGTTGATGTCGCTCTTCAACGGGATCTTCGGCAAGGATGCGTTCCTTTCGTGGGGATTCCGCGTCCCGTTCCTCCTCAGCTTGGTGCTCGTGGCCATCGGCCTCTACATCCGGCTGAAGATCATGGAGACTCCGCAGTTTTCGAAAGTGGTCTCGGAGCAGACCACAACGACCGCGCCCCTGCTGCAGGTCATCCGCCGGTTCCCGAAGGAGATCATCCTCTCCGCTCTGCTGAGGATGTCCGAGCAGATGCCGTTCTACGTGGTCACGGCTTTCGTGCTCTCCTATATGACGTCGGGCTCGAACGGGCACGATTACACGTATAACTTCGTGCTCATCGGTACGCTGATTGCCGCGGCTGTGGAGTTCGTTCTGGTCCCATTGTTCGGGCTCTATTCCGACACGATCGGGCGGAAGAAGATCTACGCCTGGGGTGCTGCGATCATGGGCGTGTGGGGCTTCATCTACTTCGCGCTCCTCGATAGCGGCGTCACCTGGCTGGCGTTCGTTGCACTGTGCCTTGGCCTCGTGCCTCACGCCATGCAGTACGGTCCGCAGGCATCGATTATCGCCGAGTCGTTCCCGACGAACCTTCGGTACACGGGTGCTGGCCTTGGATATCAGCTCTCGTCGATCATCGCCGGCGGTCCGGCTGCGTTGATCGCGACCTGGCTCATCCACCAGTTCGGAACCGGCTATGCAGTGTCTGGATCGCCCCGAGTTCAGTGGAGAGCTCATAACGGTACGCCAGCCACCTCTGACCGGCTGGCTTCAGTGTAG